The genome window TGATTTAAATGAGCTACAACACTAGCAAAAGGCTAGAGAGGAGGAGAAGGTACGACGACGCAGGGGCAGAGGCAAGAAATGAGGTTCGGCGACCTTCGCGTGCAATGACGTGAATGCTCTATGGATAGAAAAGATGTGGGAGGCGGGTGAGAAACTATGCAACAGTTTGACAAAATGCTACAAAAGAAGAAGGAGGAGGGGAAAATTGTAAAAGACAAAAACGTCAGAGTTtataaaatgtgtttttttttctttcgttttttcttcATTCTCTTTGTGTTCAGGCCTGTCCTTTGAATCCCGCACCTGAATTACAATCCGAACAGGAGTTCTCTCAACGTTTTGCACATGTTATACGCGGCGTTATCGATTTCGCTGGCATGATACCTGGCTTCCAATTGCTCACCCAGGATGATAAATTCACATTACTGAAGGCCGGCCTCTTTGATGCGCTATTCGTGCGTTTGATTTGCATGTTCGATTCATCGATCAATTCGATAATCTGTCTAAATGGCCAAGTGATGCGACGCGATGCCATCCAGAATGGTGCCAATGCCCGTTTCCTAGTGGATTCCACATTCAATTTTGCCGAACGCATGAACTCAATGAATCTAACCGATGCCGAAATCGGTCTATTCTGTGCAATTGTCCTCATAACCCCCGATCGTCCGGGTCTAAGGAATCTGGAGTTAATTGAGAAAATGTATAGCCGCTTGAAGGGTTGCCTACAATACATTGTATCACAGAATCGTCCCGATCAGCCGgactttttggccaaattgcTAGAGACAATGCCCGATTTGCGTACACTGAGTACATTGCATACAGAGAAATTGGTTGTTTTTCGCACCGAGCACAAAGAGTTGTTGCGCCAGCAAATGTGGAGCATGGAGGATGGTCAAATGGAGACGAATCaagcgacagcagcagcagcagctggtgGCGGAGCAAATGTAAATACAACATCGTCAGGCAAGGGCAGTCCACACAGTGCTGGTGGCTGGGATGCCATGGATGTGGAGGCAGCGAAAAGTCCATTGGGCTCCGTGTCGAGTACAGAATCTGGTGATTTGGATTATGCAACGGTGGCAAGTAGCAGCTCGCTgatgcaacagcaacaacatcagaCATCATCGACCACAGCACAGCCATCGGCATTGGCCAGTTCGGCACCATTGCTAGCGGCCACTCTATCCGGTGGTTGCCCATTGCGTAATCGTGCCAATTCTGGTTCAAGTGGAGATTCTGGTGCCGCTGATATGGATATTGTTGGATCGCATGCACATCTAACACAAAATGGTCTGACAATCACGCCCATTGTGCGTCATCATGcaccacagcagcagcaacagcagcaacatcagcagcagcagcagcagcaacatcatcaccagcagcaacaacaacaacagcagcagcagcaacagcatcccCAGCTACATCATCATTTGACATCAGGATCGGCGGGTAGATATCGTAAATTGGATTCACCCACCGATTCGGGCATTGAGTCGGGCAATGAGAAGAATGAATGCAAAGCGGTTAGCTCCGGCGGCAGCAGCTCATGCTCCAGTCCACGTTCCAGTGTCGATGATGCCTTGGATTGCAGTGATGTCGGCGGtggacatcatcatcatcatcatcatcaggtGGTTGTGTCGCAACCGCAATTGAGTGTTGTATCCGTATCGCCCATACGTTCGCCCCAACCATCGAGCAGTGCCAATTTGAAGCGACAAATTGTCGAGGATATGCCCGTGTTGAAGCGTGTGTTGCAAGCTCCACCATTGTACGATACCAATTCGTTGATGGATGAGGCCTACAAGCCGCATAAGAAATTCCGTGCATTGCGTCATCGTGAATACGAGAGTGCCGAAGCCGATGCGAGCAGTTCGACCCAAAGTCTGAGCGCCATGAGTCCCAGACAGAGTCCGATACCGGCAAATGTggcaacaccaccaccaccgccaaccacaacaacaacaacaacaacggcagcagcatcagcagcagcaccaacatCATCCGGttcggcagcaacagcaacagcaggagGAGCTGCAATTCCGGCATCATCACCAAACACCAACCAAGGCAGTCAATTGCATATGCATTTGACACGTCAACAAACGCcaccacagcagcagcagcagcaacaattccaccaccagcaacagcagcaacaacaacaacaacagcagcacaacaaccaccaccaccatcatcatcatcatcaccaccagcagcagcagcaacaacaacaacaacaacatggcTCCTCAATGGCCAGCACTCATTCGGTATTGGCCAAATCCCTAATGGCCGAGCCCCGCATGACACCCGAGCAAATGAAACGCAGCGATATCATTCAAAACTATCTAATGCGTGAACCATCAGCagccaccagcaccaccagcagcagcagtggtCCCGGCAGTCGCAGTCCAAACTGTGCATCACCATCGACCAGCtcgccgccaccaccacccacCGGGGCCGGCGGTGCTGGCAGATGGGGCAGCAGTTCGGTGATTACCACCACCTGCCAGCAGCGTCAGCAGTCCGTATCACCGCACAGCAATGGCAGCAGCAATTCCAGCTCCAGCTCTAGCTCCAGCTCATCGTCATCCTCGTCGTCGTCCAGTTCAACGTGCAGCTCATCATCATCGGCCCAGAGTAGCAGTTGTCAGTATTTCCAGTCCCCACActccaccagcagcagcaacagcagcacaATCCTAGCTGCCACATCGACATCGGCGGCATCtgcagcatcagcatcagcagcatcgACCACCACAACATCAGCGGCAGCAACAACCACGGTGCCAATGCTGGAACTGCAAGTGGATATCGCCGATTCGGCCCAGCCATTGAATCTGTCCAAGAAATCTCCCACACCGCCGCCCTCAAAGCTGCACGCCCTTGTGGCAGCAGCCAATGCGGTCCAACGTTATCCCACTCTATCGGCCGATGTCACTGTAACGGCCAGCAATGGGCCACGCAACAGTCCGAGCCCCAGCCACAGCAGTCACACCGCCAGTCCGGCGCCCAGTTCGACACCACCCACAGTGGCTTCACCCTCATCGAACGGTGGTGCTGGCGGTGCATTGGCCTCAGTGCACAAAGTCATGCTGGAAGCGTAAGGTGTAAGGAAGGTAACCAATCaatcaaccaaccaaccaaccaaccaacaaacaaaacaaaaccaacaaaaccaaccaaccaaccaaccaacattAGCAGCAGGTGAGAGGGGAGAGACTGACATTGAAAAtgggcaaataaaaaaataaatacataatttacacaaaaaaaaactttccttAACAACCAGCcacttaaaaaataaacaaaaaaacaaacaaaaaagatttaaaaattaattcaaaatggGGTTCGAGCAGtgtacaaaaagaaaatatgtaaaagaaaaccaagaaaaacaaaataaagaaacaaaaaaacaaaaaaaatgcatgcaatttaaatattattattattattattattaaataaaaatgataagaatacaaaaaacaaaaatgaagaaatCAACCAACCCCAGCTTTGAAAggtattaaagaaaaaataaaaaataaaatatataattatgaTAAGTCAAGAAATATCTTTACCGTTTTTGCTGCTCtcccaaaacaaacaaacaaacaaacaaacaaaacaacaactaaaaatggagttaaatttaaaaaaaaaacaaacaaaaaacaaaaggttttccatttttaattCTTAACTTTATTCTTCTTccgtttcttcttcttctttcaaCACATTGTTTTTATACGTTTTAAGCTCTTGTTgtacatatttaaaatttactatcaaaacaaaaaacaaaaatgagaaaacaaaacactatacattattttttatccaataattaaatattaattattattatataatttattgttAAGAGCAAAAACTACTTTTTGCTTCTATATAACGGATTAAGTTATGTTTTTTGAAAAAACACGCAAATTTACCAAGTAATTGTGTAATaatctaaatatttttttttttttaatattttatacgATCTCTGAATtaataatgatttttttttttagcttaaacaaatagaaaggaagttcattttttatgaattttatttagggaacttttttttttttttttcttatgttaggaagattttaattttttttttttttgttatcttttctttctttggcACAAAAAACCAAGtaagcaaaaatattaaaacattgttttctaattttaaacaacataaatattaaacaaaaaataaaagaaaaaaagagtaaaaaaaaaaacaaacaaaaacggaaaaaaacacacacagaaattAACTATAATCAAacttaaaagtaaaaaaataaaagaaaaagagagaaaatgcttaaaagtttttatcaaacaacaaaaaaaaaaaaaaatattgaaaaggaaaacccaacgttaataataactatgtatatatatatatatatgtatatatatatatatatatatatatatatatatatatatatgtatatatatgcataaatatatatattgtatttgttgtgtacatatttaaatgttaaattaaaaaacaaacagaaaatatttaaaatattctatgcttaaaacaaattaaatgtttaattggcgtcaaacaacaagaacaacaacaacaataacttaGACACACActgaattaaaaaataataaaatgatgaaacaaatttcaaacttataaggatatatatacatatatatatatatatatgtatattaacaacaaacaaacaaaaaatcaaacaaaaaatctatatttaaaaatgtggacaaaaaaaaacaaacaacaacaacaacttgcgGTAGCAaaaaactattacattaattatttttataattatgaattatgattattattattattattattatattattattatgattaaattttaaatatattcttatgtttagtgcaaaacaaacaacaacaacaaaaaaaaccaacaaaaaacaacaaaaaagcaacaacaaaaaacaaagcaaaaaatgcaaacaacaacaacaatttgtattgtcaaatcaataaaaaatttgtttaaacaaaaaaaatttccaaaaaaaaacaacaaaatttcttcagtttttttatttacttttttttatgattttcttGCGTTTTTCagatttctcttttttttcagttttcttttttcagtttttggttTAGATTTTTCTAAAGGGTGAGAAACCTTGGGAAATTTGTTCttcttaatttgtttttcttattgtttccactccaaaaaaaaggtaagtttttatttacttttgttCGTTCTTCTTTGAGTTTTATGtgaaatatgtaaaaaaaagaaggaaaataagaaaattacCGAACATAAGAAGAAAACAGAACAAAACACAAGAAAGAAGGAaatctaaaatatattttaaatatattcttttaaaatttaaacaaacaaaatatcacacttcaataattatatatgtatatataccttatatatacacatatacactatatagaaaagaaaaataactgaacaaaagaaaatcttaaaactttttttgatgtatgtgtgtgtgtaaaacaTTGTCCGTAATTTTTAGCcagcaaataaaaaataaaaaaaaaaacaacaaaaaaaaacaacaaaaacatattATTGTAATtgtgtattaaaaaaaagacaaaaaaaaacaacaaaaaaaggaaaaatattttatgtaaaaaaaaaacaacaaaaaattcaagaaaaaagtaaaagagaaAGAAGATAAATACTTTTGAATCCATGtaaagcaaaaggaaaaaagagatagatagagtgagagagagatagagagaaagcaAAGAGTTTGAAAGATTAAAGAAAAGGATAAAGTTATTGGATGCtaaggatgatgatgatgatgatgaaatatatatatatatatataaatatattatacgATATAGGTTTTCCGTACGTGGCAGCGACAACTGAAACAATGAAATTTGCGACAATTAAGCGTTAATGTATTTAGTAACTAAACTTAACcttaaaaacatttcaattgtGTAAttccaaaatgaaaaaattacaaaaaaacaaaaaaaaaagtttaagaaaagtaaaccacacacacaaacaaaagacaaaagaaagcaagaaagagaaagagcagcagcaaaagaaaggatatatatatataaaatatatatatatatatatagttttttttttttttttttagtcacAAAACAATTTGCGGcataagaagaagaaaaagagcaAAGAAAAACTTAAGAGAAACAAACAAGAGATTTTAAAGCAACTCAAAAAGGAGTCAAAGAAAGAGTTTGAAAGaagcaagaaagaaaaaagaaaaaacaaatgtaaagagaaagaaagtAAAATAACTTTCCAAAGGAGCAAAacttttatgtattttgtgtgtgaaattgtgaaataaaataataaaatactcaatacaatttgttttaaaacaacaaacaacaaacgaagaaaataaagaaaggaAGACGACGACAAAGCAGATATGAAAAAGAAGGTGAATAAAGAACATGAACCacagacaaaaacaaagaaaacaaaacaaaaaacaaaccaaaaaaacaaacacaaacccCAGAATAAGATGAAAAAGAACAATGAATAAAGGATGAAAATGATGAAATGAGGGATAAACCCAACATGGAAATGGAATAtgtgaataaaaataaatatgattataagtatttaaaatatatcaacaaaaattatgacaaaaaaatacaacaaaaaaacaaaaaaaaaaaaagaaaaaaacaaaaaaaaaaacgaaaaaatcaaattgtttttatttaacaacCAAACCTTAGAAATGGAATTACAGACCAAAAAAAGTCCTAAAACAAATCTTTTTCTTTACAGAAAGGTAAGTATTTGGTTAAACTTTCTTTTGCAGATGGATCTTGTTGAAGATATAAGCCGATCTTTAGATGAATATGAATATCTTTATTGAATATGTCGGATAGTGTTGATTAAGTGACTAATAAGTCGCAGCCTA of Drosophila willistoni isolate 14030-0811.24 chromosome XR unlocalized genomic scaffold, UCI_dwil_1.1 Seg8, whole genome shotgun sequence contains these proteins:
- the LOC6645686 gene encoding ecdysone-induced protein 75B, isoforms C/D isoform X2, with product MLMSADSSDCQPSSSATMMETPSTSSAKTSVICLGGGGGSGSGSSSTVSPTPAAAAVAPVIATSPTTQVVASSTTTTNSNNNNSNNSSTNNNQLLLGRSHLENALKLPPNTSVSTYYQHSKLLNGQQQQPSQRSLVAPVTDMDTVPPTGVPMASKMPHSNVIYVNKTSPNSSSSSSSANAVSVVSTTEIQTNFEANNQSQQQQHQQQQTPNHHSIYHHQHQQQHHHHHQGLNFSTFSSSNNNNNIVVVPADSRPQTPDYIKSYPVMDTTVASSVKGEPELNIEFDGTTVLCRVCGDKASGFHYGVHSCEGCKGFFRRSIQQKIQYRPCTKNQQCSILRINRNRCQYCRLKKCIAVGMSRDAVRFGRVPKREKARILAAMQQSTQNRGQQRALATELDDQPRLLAAVLRAHLETCEFTKEKVSAMRQRARECPSYSMPTLLACPLNPAPELQSEQEFSQRFAHVIRGVIDFAGMIPGFQLLTQDDKFTLLKAGLFDALFVRLICMFDSSINSIICLNGQVMRRDAIQNGANARFLVDSTFNFAERMNSMNLTDAEIGLFCAIVLITPDRPGLRNLELIEKMYSRLKGCLQYIVSQNRPDQPDFLAKLLETMPDLRTLSTLHTEKLVVFRTEHKELLRQQMWSMEDGQMETNQATAAAAAGGGANVNTTSSGKGSPHSAGGWDAMDVEAAKSPLGSVSSTESGDLDYATVASSSSLMQQQQHQTSSTTAQPSALASSAPLLAATLSGGCPLRNRANSGSSGDSGAADMDIVGSHAHLTQNGLTITPIVRHHAPQQQQQQQHQQQQQQQHHHQQQQQQQQQQQQHPQLHHHLTSGSAGRYRKLDSPTDSGIESGNEKNECKAVSSGGSSSCSSPRSSVDDALDCSDVGGGHHHHHHHQVVVSQPQLSVVSVSPIRSPQPSSSANLKRQIVEDMPVLKRVLQAPPLYDTNSLMDEAYKPHKKFRALRHREYESAEADASSSTQSLSAMSPRQSPIPANVATPPPPPTTTTTTTTAAASAAAPTSSGSQLHMHLTRQQTRSSMASTHSVLAKSLMAEPRMTPEQMKRSDIIQNYLMREPSAATSTTSSSSGPGSRSPNCASPSTSSPPPPPTGAGGAGRWGSSSVITTTCQQRQQSVSPHSNGSSNSSSSSSSSSSSSSSSSSSTCSSSSSAQSSSCQYFQSPHSTSSSNSSTILAATSTSAASAASASAASTTTTSAAATTTVPMLELQVDIADSAQPLNLSKKSPTPPPSKLHALVAAANAVQRYPTLSADVTVTASNGPRNSPSPSHSSHTASPAPSSTPPTVASPSSNGGAGGALASVHKVMLEA
- the LOC6645686 gene encoding ecdysone-induced protein 75B, isoforms C/D isoform X3, yielding MAEELPILKGILKGNVYHNAPVRFGRVPKREKARILAAMQQSTQNRGQQRALATELDDQPRLLAAVLRAHLETCEFTKEKVSAMRQRARECPSYSMPTLLACPLNPAPELQSEQEFSQRFAHVIRGVIDFAGMIPGFQLLTQDDKFTLLKAGLFDALFVRLICMFDSSINSIICLNGQVMRRDAIQNGANARFLVDSTFNFAERMNSMNLTDAEIGLFCAIVLITPDRPGLRNLELIEKMYSRLKGCLQYIVSQNRPDQPDFLAKLLETMPDLRTLSTLHTEKLVVFRTEHKELLRQQMWSMEDGQMETNQATAAAAAGGGANVNTTSSGKGSPHSAGGWDAMDVEAAKSPLGSVSSTESGDLDYATVASSSSLMQQQQHQTSSTTAQPSALASSAPLLAATLSGGCPLRNRANSGSSGDSGAADMDIVGSHAHLTQNGLTITPIVRHHAPQQQQQQQHQQQQQQQHHHQQQQQQQQQQQQHPQLHHHLTSGSAGRYRKLDSPTDSGIESGNEKNECKAVSSGGSSSCSSPRSSVDDALDCSDVGGGHHHHHHHQVVVSQPQLSVVSVSPIRSPQPSSSANLKRQIVEDMPVLKRVLQAPPLYDTNSLMDEAYKPHKKFRALRHREYESAEADASSSTQSLSAMSPRQSPIPANVATPPPPPTTTTTTTTAAASAAAPTSSGSQLHMHLTRQQTRSSMASTHSVLAKSLMAEPRMTPEQMKRSDIIQNYLMREPSAATSTTSSSSGPGSRSPNCASPSTSSPPPPPTGAGGAGRWGSSSVITTTCQQRQQSVSPHSNGSSNSSSSSSSSSSSSSSSSSSTCSSSSSAQSSSCQYFQSPHSTSSSNSSTILAATSTSAASAASASAASTTTTSAAATTTVPMLELQVDIADSAQPLNLSKKSPTPPPSKLHALVAAANAVQRYPTLSADVTVTASNGPRNSPSPSHSSHTASPAPSSTPPTVASPSSNGGAGGALASVHKVMLEA
- the LOC6645686 gene encoding ecdysone-induced protein 75B isoform X1, coding for MLKKLKCMEAVQAAAASASASASASASIITQSAKMIKSEPIDFEMLHLEQQDRDEQPSCSSAAAAAAAPPPQRYTHVQVQTVAPRQPTGLTTPGGTQKVILTPRVEYVQQRASSTSTAAGAGTTVGAIKHIYTQHVTAGSGAAATAAAATGGGGGSIRSPETTTILSSTGAPQIIITRTLSSTQTGQQHLSRRHSASPSAIQQLHQQQQQHYPISTQQQQQRTLSVNQSPPPLHHQQQQQQQQQHVRVIRDGRLYDETTGCSTVVVGTRRHSVSPPPLHHHSRSAPVSPVIARRGAYLEQQQQYQQRQTPPLAPPAPTPAPPPPPPPPPQQYSGGGGGGGGAGAGPPPTAAARKFVVSTSTRHVNVIASNHFQQQQQHHQQQQHVIANVSSSSSNGAATSASSSSSAAAAAASSSTSSASSSASHIFRTPVVSSSSSSSSSNNNINNNNNNNNNNNAAPQTHTNAGNSSMRPPPPPPPPKIKHATSNMGNNNNNNNNNNNNNNNINNNNNNHSSNNNNNSNCNSNGEEPSSSIPDLEFDGTTVLCRVCGDKASGFHYGVHSCEGCKGFFRRSIQQKIQYRPCTKNQQCSILRINRNRCQYCRLKKCIAVGMSRDAVRFGRVPKREKARILAAMQQSTQNRGQQRALATELDDQPRLLAAVLRAHLETCEFTKEKVSAMRQRARECPSYSMPTLLACPLNPAPELQSEQEFSQRFAHVIRGVIDFAGMIPGFQLLTQDDKFTLLKAGLFDALFVRLICMFDSSINSIICLNGQVMRRDAIQNGANARFLVDSTFNFAERMNSMNLTDAEIGLFCAIVLITPDRPGLRNLELIEKMYSRLKGCLQYIVSQNRPDQPDFLAKLLETMPDLRTLSTLHTEKLVVFRTEHKELLRQQMWSMEDGQMETNQATAAAAAGGGANVNTTSSGKGSPHSAGGWDAMDVEAAKSPLGSVSSTESGDLDYATVASSSSLMQQQQHQTSSTTAQPSALASSAPLLAATLSGGCPLRNRANSGSSGDSGAADMDIVGSHAHLTQNGLTITPIVRHHAPQQQQQQQHQQQQQQQHHHQQQQQQQQQQQQHPQLHHHLTSGSAGRYRKLDSPTDSGIESGNEKNECKAVSSGGSSSCSSPRSSVDDALDCSDVGGGHHHHHHHQVVVSQPQLSVVSVSPIRSPQPSSSANLKRQIVEDMPVLKRVLQAPPLYDTNSLMDEAYKPHKKFRALRHREYESAEADASSSTQSLSAMSPRQSPIPANVATPPPPPTTTTTTTTAAASAAAPTSSGSQLHMHLTRQQTRSSMASTHSVLAKSLMAEPRMTPEQMKRSDIIQNYLMREPSAATSTTSSSSGPGSRSPNCASPSTSSPPPPPTGAGGAGRWGSSSVITTTCQQRQQSVSPHSNGSSNSSSSSSSSSSSSSSSSSSTCSSSSSAQSSSCQYFQSPHSTSSSNSSTILAATSTSAASAASASAASTTTTSAAATTTVPMLELQVDIADSAQPLNLSKKSPTPPPSKLHALVAAANAVQRYPTLSADVTVTASNGPRNSPSPSHSSHTASPAPSSTPPTVASPSSNGGAGGALASVHKVMLEA